The Nocardioides ochotonae genome segment AGGTCGCGGCCGAGGAGGCCGCCGGGCTCTCCGAGCGCGGCGAGGACTCCGCCGGTGTCGAGGCGACCAGCGAGCAGGTCGAGGAGGTGAAGGCGCAGTACGTCTTCACCATCACCGACGGCGGCTTCGCCAAGCGCACCCGCATCAGCGACTACCGCCTGCAGTCCCGCGGCGGACTGGGCATCAAGGCGATGGCCCTGGGCAACGAGGCCCGCGGCCACCTGGTCGGCGCCTTCATCGTCGAGGACGGCGACGAGGTCCTCTCGATCACCGAGAGCGGCCAGGTCGTGCGCAGCCCGATCAACGAGGACTTCCGCCCGACCGGTCGCTCGACGCAGGGCGTGAAGTTCGTGTCGCCCAAGTCCGGTGACTCGGTCAAGGTCGTGGCCCGGTCGATCGAGGCCAAGGCCGACCAGGAGGCCGAGGAGACCGAGCCGGGCAGCGGGCCCGGGGAGGCCGCGGACAGCGCTTCATCCGATGAGGACGGCAGTGCAACAATCGTGGAGACCGACACCGACGAGGGTGATGTGGACCCCGGGGATGAGGACTGATGCCCGACCGTTCCGTCGAGAGCACCTCGACCCGCCTCCCCGCTCAGGGGAACGACGCCGGACCGCCGACGCAGGGCGCGAAGCCCGAGGGCGCCCCCCAGGGGGCACCGAAGGGTGCCCCGAAGGCACCGAAGGGCGAGGCCCCGGCAGCTGAGACGGCGGCCGAGAAGTCCGCCGAGAAGGCCCCGGAGAACGACACCGAGAAGACCGCGGTGCGTCCCGGGTTCGGCGAGCGGATCCAGGCCAAGCTGTCCGGCGCGGCCGACGAGCAGCGTGCCAGCGCCGACGCGGACGTTCCGGCTGCGGCTCCGGCCGCCTCGAACCGCCCGCCGCGGCGGGCGCGGCTGCGGTTGACGCGCATCGACCCGTGGTCGGTGATGAAGACGGCGTTCCTGCTCGCCATCGCCTTCGGCGTGGTGACGATCGTGTCGGTGCTCATGGTGTGGTCGGTGCTGGGCGCCGCCGGCGTCTGGGACTCCATCAACTCCTCAGTGCGCGACATCGTGGGCGGCGAGCAGGCCGAGGAGTTCAACATCGAGAACTACGTCGGCACCGCGCGCGTGCTCGGCTTCACGACCCTGGTGGCCGTGGTCGACGTCGTACTGCTGACCGCGATCGCGACCCTCGGTGCGTTCCTCTACAACATGGCGGCGGCGCTGCTCGGCGGCGTCGAGGTCACCCTGGCCGAGGACAACTGAGTCCTGCGCCACATCCCGCGCGCGGGAGCGGACCTCGTTTTGTCCGCCCCCGCGCGGGTGGGGTAACGTCTCCCCTCGGTTGCCCCGTGCGACCGCGGCCGGCTTGTCCGGTTGCGGGCCTATAGCTCAGACGGTTAGAGCGCTTCCCTGATAAGGAAGAGGTCACAGGTTCAAGTCCTGTTAGGCCCACCAGTTCCATCTGCACCACCAGCACCACCCACGTCCGCGAAGCGCCGGGAGGCATGATGAAGAAGATCATCCTGGTGGCGCTCGCCGCCCTGGGGGCCGTGGCCGTGAAGCGCAAGGTCGACGCCGGCCGCGCCGAGCAGGCGCTCTGGGCCGAGGCGACCGACTCGGTCACCGGCGCCCGTCCCGCCGACCGGGTCTGAGCTCGCTCCGGTAGCCATATCCACCGGGGGCCTTG includes the following:
- a CDS encoding DUF3566 domain-containing protein, whose protein sequence is MPDRSVESTSTRLPAQGNDAGPPTQGAKPEGAPQGAPKGAPKAPKGEAPAAETAAEKSAEKAPENDTEKTAVRPGFGERIQAKLSGAADEQRASADADVPAAAPAASNRPPRRARLRLTRIDPWSVMKTAFLLAIAFGVVTIVSVLMVWSVLGAAGVWDSINSSVRDIVGGEQAEEFNIENYVGTARVLGFTTLVAVVDVVLLTAIATLGAFLYNMAAALLGGVEVTLAEDN
- a CDS encoding DLW-39 family protein encodes the protein MKKIILVALAALGAVAVKRKVDAGRAEQALWAEATDSVTGARPADRV